From a single Brassica napus cultivar Da-Ae chromosome C9, Da-Ae, whole genome shotgun sequence genomic region:
- the LOC125592627 gene encoding uncharacterized protein LOC125592627, producing the protein MVFSSETKLHRKFPSARLRVSQTVFHVHGQGNLRRRLWSLSQREDKPLRDKVAVDALRKTLWYRSKLRQWISFEKPRTIQDALHKATDFIMMEEEMKVLSQKYNPQKTSARRKNPRNNRYVHHEGEDLQGEHNYAINSEQGNTSENTWTRNQFKDNSYCEFHQTRGHSTMNCKVLGARLAAKLLASEILKVTGIKDLLQDSNRPPKADKESPENNTQKNQSGEKRRRRQDDRGNDSNRRRVSMIIGGSQFYHNSISSIKAYGRKAETCSSWLAWSPTDDATNDTIVFEERETIRIEKPHCDHWLSIK; encoded by the coding sequence atggttttctcgTCTGAAACGaaactccatcggaagtttccgtcAGCTCGCCTCAGAGTTTCTCAAacagtattccatgttcatggacagGGAAACCTCAGACGTCGCCTTTGGAGTCTATCTCAAAGAGAAGACAAACCACTCCGCGACAAAGTGGCAGTCGACGCTTTGCGGAAAACTCTCTGGTACAGGTCGAAACTCCGGCAATGGATATCCTTTGAAAAACCGAGAACAATCCAAGACGCTCTTCACAAGGCAACAGACTTCATCATGatggaagaagagatgaaagtcctctcccagaagtacaaTCCGCAGAAGACGTCCGCGAGAAGGAAAAACCCTCGCAACAACAGgtatgtccaccacgagggagaagaTCTCCAGGGCGAGCATAATTACGCTATCAACTCCGAACAGGGAAACACTTCCGAAAATACCTGGACCAGGAACCAGTTCAAGGATAATtcctactgcgagttccaccagaccagAGGTCATTCCACTATGAACTGCAAGGTTCTCGGCGCAAGGCTTGCTGCGAAGCTCCTCGCCAGCGAAATTTTGAAGGTCACAGGCATAAAAGACCTCCTCCAGGATTCCAATCGCCCTCCCAAAGCTGATAAAGAGTCCCCCGAAAACAATACCCAGAAAAATCAGTCGGGCGAGAAACGCAGAAGGAGGCAGGATGACCGAGGAAACGACAGCAACCGTCGAAGGGTGAGCATGATCATCGGGGGATCGCAATTCTATCACAATTCGATCTCGTCGATCAAAGCTTATGGACGGAAGGCTGAGACGTGTTCAAGCTGGCTGGCTTGGTCCCCAACCGACGACGCCACTAACGATACGATCGTCTTCGAAGAGCGGGAAACCATCAGAATCGAGAAACCTCACTGCGACCATTGGTTATCGATCAAGTAA